The Aphelocoma coerulescens isolate FSJ_1873_10779 chromosome 15, UR_Acoe_1.0, whole genome shotgun sequence genome segment tgctgtggctgctggacAAAAGCAGGGCTGGAAATACCTTAGTGAAGGGCTTTCCATTGTCCTTCAGCATAGCAGCTCTCCAGGTCAGCAGGCGTGCACCCTCCAAGGCCACAGCCATGTCTGCCAGCTTGAACTGCAACAACAAACACTGCCTTTGGTCCAGGGCCTCTGCCTGCTCAAGGGGACATAGCTGAATTCTCCCACCCCTGGGGCCAGTAAAGGACAAGGAGCCTCTGTCCCAACACCTAGTTTTAACAGTGTTTGAAAACAGAATTATCACCCTGTTTATCCCAGACAGTACAAAGTTCACTGTGTACCTGATACCACACCCGAGAGCACACACAGACTTTccaccagccccagcacccTGTGGAACTGCTCCATGTGCCCAGCTTGTACCTGCACTGCCTGGAGCTTTGTGATGGGTGACCCAAAGGCCATTCTCTTCTCAGCATAATCCACAGCACAGtccagagctgcctgtgctATTCCAAGCGCCTGTGAGGCAATACCAATCCTTCCTCCATCCAGAGTTTGCTGAGAAAGacatgaaatatatatatatatgtcaaGTCATACTTGATCAAGAATAGTACACGCACATTTCTGATGTTGCCAGAAAGCGGCTGTAGCCTTAAAATCCTCTGGTCGAAGAATTCAGAATGTTTCCAGTTATGCAGGAATAGAGAGCTATAACAGGCACTGGCACTGCAGAGGGAAGGCCAGAGTACAACAACAGAAGCAGAAAGGAGAGGGATTGCTTATtagctgggagaaaaaaagagggtgCAAAATAAGGGAAACGGCACAAGGATCTGCTCTGGAAGGGACTGGAAAGAACTCTTCAGGCAGACCCTTGACTCACTCTGCAGCTGATTTTACTTTGGAAATCTggtcagttttccttttttgcccTCATCATTAGGACACACATGTGAAAGCATTTTTCAAACTGATTAGTGAATCCAGTCAATTACCTGACTTCGCTCAAACACCTGCTCTGCCCCACTATGCACAGGAAGAAATtgcagcacagggagaaaaggcttcATCTTCTCAACCCTGGGCTGAAGGTCTTTAAATGAACCAGTCAGTCACCAACCACTTTTGGTTCTGGACATAATGGAAtaggctctgctccagggagcTTAGCCCAAAATGTCAGGCCAACAAAGGGTGTTTTGCCCCTCCAGAGAGAGCAGTGACCACTCTCATAGGGGCAGTGCCTCACTGCAGGAAACAAAGCTGTTTCCAGCTGCCTTAATCCTCCTCAGAAGTCATATCCATACCATAACTCAGCTGTCATTCACCTTGAGATCCAGAGGTTGTCCTGGGCTTCCAGGACAACTTTCCTCTGCCACAGTATTCACATGGGGAAATGCCATGTTTTCCCTTCATCTATGGGTACAAACTGGTGAAACAGAGGgttcagaaaggagaaaaaatatacTACCCCTGTTGACACAGCACCTCAGTGGCATCAGCATTCCTTCAGCTGAGAACCACCACAATAGAAGTGCTGTCAAAGATCTGTGTAAATTAAACATTCATCAAGCTCTGGGAATGATTCCTCCCATGTTGGCAAGAAGGGTCATCAGCTTAACATGACAGAGAACAGCTTATGCAAGCAGTCCTCACTGAAGTGACTGCCTCTGGAAATGGTTTATAAAATGGTAAGCTTGGGAGCTATGGCTGTACACACCCACAGCTGCACCCCATCCCTCTCTTACCATGGCAATTTTGAAGCCCATTCCTGGCTGCCCCAGGAGGTTGGCCTTGGGTATCCGGCAGTCCTCAAATATCAGGTTGGCAGTGGAAGAGGCTCGGATTCCCAGTTTGTCTTCTTTCTTCCCCAGTGACAGCCCAGCTGTTGGTATGGGAACCAGGAATGCACTAATGCCCTGCAACAAGACCCAAACTCTTAGGAGTGGTACCTTCTTACCTTCCCACTTCCTTGGCTGTCAACAGGCTTCCTCCATTTTACATAAAAGCCACACGTCTAGGTAACcaagaggagggaggagagagctGAGACAGAACAAAGCCAGTGCACATCAGCCCCTCCTGTGCTCAATGCCTGCACGGCTTCAAAAACAGAGTCTGTTTTTGCAACAAAGCTGTTGCAAACTGCTTCTCCACAACTCCTTGACTCCCACCCATTTTTCCTGACTTGTACAAACTATTGCACCTTGTGCTTCAGGGATTTATCCGTAGTAGCAAACACCACTGTGGCCGAGGCGTCCCAGGCGTTGGTGATCCAGGCCTTGGTGCCGTTCAGAACCCACTCGTCCCCATCCAGGCGCGCCACAGTGGAGGCTGCACCCGCGTCACTGCCGTTTCCTgagcaaagcagcagcaaacaaaCCTCAGGTGATGGGTGACACACTGGGGGCAAACCCACCCCCCACCTGCACCCCATCGGCTCACGGCACCTCTTGAACTGTGGTAGTGGCACCACTTTCCCTCCCACAGGATGGGGAAAGGCCCATGTGTGCACGATGTGTCCAGAGCTCTGCTCCCACAGGGAATGAGTACTTTCAGCAGGGACCATAGGATGGCAGTTCCAAGACTTCACTTGCACAGAACTGCTATAAACCACCTTTCTACAAACTGTTCCACTTTCAAAGACCTGAAGTCCATCCTAAACCTGACCAAGGAAAGAAGCTACGCCACGTTCTTTGCAACAGGGATGGTAACAGTCACATCACCTGGTTCACTGAGGGCAAAACATCCAATTTTCTCTCCACTGGTGAAGGGAGCGATCCACTTGTGCTTCTGCTCTTCAGAGCCAAACTTGAGTATTGGCCCTAAATACAGGGACTTTAAGAATTTAGTGTTGTTAGTGCCTCTTGAAGGTACAACCAATCCAGTAACTCCCTATGTGCTCTCCAACACACCAGAACCCACCACAGGAACAGATTAACTTCTCCCAAACACCCCTCTCCCATGCCGACCTCACTCCATGCCTGCCCCTCACACTCACATTATTGACACTGATGATGACGCCCGTGGACGCGCAGCCCCTGCTGATCTCCTCCACGGCAATGGAATAGGCCAGGTAGTCGAGGCCTGCTCCTTTGTACTTCTCTGGCACATCCATAGCCAGCAGCCCTAAGCTACCCATCTTCTTCACCTGCACACAGGGAATGGAGAGGTCACGTCCTCTCCAGCACCAGTGTGCAGGCAAACACAGACACATGGAGAGCAAGACAGGTCATGGGAGGGCTACACCCAGAGGAAAAGATGTACAAAACTCCTGGTGAAATGGGAATTGGAACAAACTGGTAAATGTCCCCAGATCCCAGTGACTTCAGCAGGAGCTGTACACAGTCACTGTGGTTTAGGCTCATGCTTGTTTAAAGAGCTCTCTTCAGTACTGGGAAGGGGGGAGCCTTTTGAAGGTGAAATAGGGAGAGAGAACTCCACCAGCATTTCCTCAGACTCCCACCAAAGCTCTCTCCTTGCATGTCTCCTGTCAGTAGAAACGGGAATTCTAGCTGATAAAAATCATCAGAACTTTACCTTTGAGTCTGCTGAGCTTCAGCCTAGGACTGCACAAGGGAAGAATTTTACAGAATGAAAGACTGCAGAAAACAGTGTGcaaggtgatttttttcattcccaATAAAGCCAGATCTTGCTTCCCAGAGAATCTTCTGTTAGTTATATTGCAATCATCTACCCCAAGTTCCCCAGCTAGACCCCTTGCTTTGCAACCACAAGCCTCTGCTTGCTTTTAGAGGAACCAGGTAGAATTTTTAGATAATTTCCCTCCTATATGGGCACCCAAAACACCAATCCTCCATATCAAATCCAGAGGATGAACAAGACAGCCACTCATTCTACATATGTTGCTTTATCTTATTAAACACTTGTTTACATTTTGAATTTTGCCCTACACATTTAAGTCAAAAGACTCAGAATCAAATATAAAATTCTCAGATGAGAACAGTAAggagtaaaattattttcttccttaccATAAGCGTGACTTTCCTGGCTACGATCCTTATATATTACTAGAAAGAGGAATGTGACAAAACTCCCATGCCTCCGACAGCGACAGCGTTTGCTTGGAGCCTCTTGGCTAATGTAACAGGATCTATTTTGCTACAACTTTGTATCTCATTGCTTAACACGCACACTGGTGTGTCCTTCTCCAAGAGAAATCACAGGTTTGGCTAGAATTTCAATTTGTTCACACCCCCAGAGGATGATCAGCATATACCTCCTGATATCTTTTTTCCAGCATCTGAAATGCATTCACATCATCTATGCTTCCTCACCATAAACCATTATGTGCAAGTctgtaaaattatttcattaattttataAACTAATTTTATAATTTGTATTACAGTCCACAGGTAAGTCAGTAAGAGAACTAAAAACTCAGTGGTACTAGAGCCAGATACAGAGACACACAAGTAAAGGTGAAGAGCTCGAAATGCCCTGTGGGAATTACAACGTCCATATGCAGAGCAACGAGTTGGTCTAAACTTCAATTTTCTGCTAAACCGGAGCTGGATGTACATTTTGCTTCACCCCGAGCGGtcctgccccagagcagcaggaagggagtCTCTGGCTGTGCCATCCCAACCCTCGCACCCACCTGCTCGGCCGGGAAGCGGTGCTCCTTGTCCAGCTGCGCTGCAAGCGGCATCAGCTCCTTCTCCGCGAAGTCCCGGACCGTCTGCCGCAGCATTTGGTGTGTCTCGGGCAACTCCGCGCTCTGGTACACGGTGTGCAGCCGCCGGCACCGCAGGGCCAGCGCTGGAAGCGGGTAGGGGACTCAGCACCGCCGCTGCCCTTCACACCGGGCCAGGGGTGGGCGCCGGCCCGTGAAGGGCTCTgagggcccccccccccccactccgGGACACCTTCCCGCGGCCCCGGTGCCGCAGCCGCGGCCCGGCTGAAGGGCGGCGCCACTCCCGCGTCTGCGAGGACTCGCCTCAGGCAGGCCCTGAAGGGCACCGGAACGCCACCTCCTGCACAGGCCGCGGCCCCTTCCCGCCCCTCCCGCGTgtctcccagtcacccccgagCAGCCGCAGCAGGGCGAGGCCACTCCCGGCGCCCTTACCCCGGGGGGCTCCGCCGCCGCGGACCACAACCGCCGCCATGGCCGCCGCCATCGCGCCGCCTGAAGGAGCCCGCGGAGCCCACAACGCGCACGCGCCGCCCCCTGGCGGTGcggcccctccccggccccgcccctccaGGGCCGCCGTGCGCCGGGAGGAGAGGAAGGTCCTTTATTCCTATTGCTGGTGACAAAATCACGGGTGTACAAATACAGCGGCACCGGCGCCCGCGGGGACACCCCGGCCACCCAGGACAGCCCCGCGGCATTGCCACGGCCACGGGAGGAGGGTCCGGAGGGGACAGCACAGAGGAGTCCACGCGTCAGCAGCCCCAAGGCCACACTGTGAGAAATATAAGTGTCCTGCAACAGCACTGGGATCCAGGCAGGCGGAGAGGGCGTTTGCTGGTgtttattttcctgctgctgcagaggaagaggTGCTGACTCTTCCAGGCTGCCATTACTCGGCCCTGTCCTCGGCAAGGACAAGAGATGGCAGTGTTCAAGTCCGAGGGTCACAACCGACAGTGagccaggctctggggtagCACAAAGTAGCTCCATGTCACAGGACAGCAGGGCAGAAGACTGGGAAACAGCTGAAGAGGACGTGATGAAACACAAAGCTAAGAAGCAGAGTTGCTACATTTGGACCTTACTGCTTCacccccacctttctccttcatttctgaCTCCTAAACACTTGTTTCATTCTTCCTGAACCCTCAGATAATAGAATAAGCATCCCCAAGCACCAGAGAagaggctgctgcttctctgcaaCAAGAGACATTGAAAATCCTCAGGTAAACACACAAAGGAAGACACTTCCTACCAAAAACAGAGGACAAGGATAGAAGTACCCAGTCCATACAACAAGAGATCATCTTCCTTCACAAAGTGCAGTACGTATTCCACACTCAAGTTATGAAGATAGCTCTCCAGGAAGTTTGCTGGCATGGATCCAAAGCCCTTGcctcaaaaatgggaaaaagaggtCCTGGTACTAAGAGGACAAATACTGGAAAAACATACTATGAGTTTGTGGGTTTGGTCCCTTTTTAAAGTTTTGGGCAGAACTCAGTATGGTCCcaactcttttctttttccaactCAGCACACAACCTGAGAGAAGTCATCTTTGATACCTTTTCCCTTGCTCAAACTCCAACTGACACTGAAAGCATCTCCTTTGCCTGCAGCACCTGGCTAGGACTGACCATCCAACTGTCAAAGATGTGATCCCAGTGGAATTTCTTCCAACCGCATTCGCATGAGTAGCTTTGACCCATCATTAAAACACCAGAGCACACACTCCAGAAGGAAACTGGTCTGCTACACCATGTTTACCAAAGATATCATCCCTGCCACAAAGAAAAGAGGCTTTATAGAAAGTACATAAGAGAAAAGGAATGCTAGGAAAGCTACTAAAGTAGGGACAGGAGTCTGGAAATCCCCGACTTTCTGGATTACAATAAACTTTTTCAGCGCTGGGTTGCCCTGTTGTAGggactttctttttcctgcagcATGATTTTAGGGCAAAGACTTTTGATTtagcaaagcaaacaaactcAGCTAAAAACCTCAGGGTGCCACTGCTGCCTGCAAGTCTCCCGCTTTCCCCCTAGTTCTCCCTTTTATTGCTGAATAGCTGACACATTCACCAGTGTGAAAGTAACCGCTTCAATGCCGTTTCCTCGTCTCTGCTGATGGCCAAGGACAGGAATTCCATTTTCCTACCGGGACCGAACACCGGCAGCGCGCTCCCGCCGCCAGCATCCGCTAGatggcgcgcgcgcgcccccGCCGGGGTCCGCCCGCCCGGATCACGGGCCCATCTCCCTTTGAGGAACCTTTACACAGTGACGAGAGAAACAGATGGGAATCGTCACTCTTGTAAGGAAAGCAAGAGGTTGCTTCGTATAGGAAGTGTGATAAAAGTCGTTTAAAGGCACCTGGATTTATACTACATACAAAATACAGTTCAATATGCTAAAATTTGCCAGGGAATAACTAGTAGGCTTTTCAGACACTATTTCTGGACACTTTGGATGAAAAACACACTTCCAGGCAATTCTGCCTTGTGGTGAGTAACTTAAGAGCAAAGCAAATGCTTCCCACCTCAGCGGCACAGCATGAAGGCTGATGAAGGTGTTCATTGCAAGAGGCACCTTGAGCTCCACCTCACCATCTGCTTTAACTAATCCTCAAGATCCTAGACAAGATTGCATTAGTGCCCATGGAGATGCTGGAGGGGATTGATGGTAGCAGAATTGTTCTTCATCTTTCCATCAGGCAGACCTTGCCCCTCCACATTCCCAAGACATCTGTTGCAGTTGCTCGTGATTAATGCTCCACCCAGAACAGGTCATTTGTTGtggttaataataataaaatatcttCCTGAGAGCTGGAGATTCTTTCATGGCTGCCACCCCACACACTCACTCTGATGCCAGCTGATCTTCCACACCAAAGTTACTTTCACTAATCTGGAGGTAAAGGCAGTGGTTTCCTATTGCTGTCTATGTATTAACAGGCTCTGGGCTCTGATGCCCACCCCAATCAATCCTGCTAAAACACAAACTACGCTGAATCCCTCTTAACACAAGAGGTAACCACCGAGGAGTTAGGTTCTAACTGCCTCAAGAACAAATGGAACTAATATTAGGAAAGGTCTCCAGTCTAGACAGAACCTAACTCCCCTAACAAGAGACACAACTGACCAGCCCAGCACGGGGACAGGAAAAGTAGCAGTCTCGAGAGCcagcaaaactggaaaaaaagggttttgaTACTTGAGATTTTGCACAGTTGGGAGCTGGGCCCCAGCACAGCAACTGGCAAGACACAGGTCCTCCTCTTCCCACTGCATGATGCTATCTCCCATTGCCAGATCCCAAACACAGCTGTGGTATCAACCTCGGCAGCATGACTTCCTAAACCTTAAATAAGCAGCTGAGTAGGCAGAGCAGTGATGGGAACAATGAAAAAGAGAACCATGTACATTCTCACTTTCCAAGGATCCCACTCTATAACACTGAGTGATATGACCTGGGAAGCTTTTAGCTACTAATACCTCCACTGCAACAAAGCAAATAAGCTGGTGCTGCTCACAGCAACTCTGACAGACCAGTCAGGT includes the following:
- the ACADS gene encoding short-chain specific acyl-CoA dehydrogenase, mitochondrial isoform X2; protein product: MAAAMAAVVVRGGGAPRALALRCRRLHTVYQSAELPETHQMLRQTVRDFAEKELMPLAAQLDKEHRFPAEQSLYLGPILKFGSEEQKHKWIAPFTSGEKIGCFALSEPGNGSDAGAASTVARLDGDEWVLNGTKAWITNAWDASATVVFATTDKSLKHKGISAFLVPIPTAGLSLGKKEDKLGIRASSTANLIFEDCRIPKANLLGQPGMGFKIAMQTLDGGRIGIASQALGIAQAALDCAVDYAEKRMAFGSPITKLQAVQFKLADMAVALEGARLLTWRAAMLKDNGKPFTKEAAMAKLAASEAATSIAHQAIQILGGMGYVTEMPAERHYRDARITEIYEGTSEIQRLVIAGQLLKAYRG
- the ACADS gene encoding short-chain specific acyl-CoA dehydrogenase, mitochondrial isoform X1 codes for the protein MAAAMAAVVVRGGGAPRALALRCRRLHTVYQSAELPETHQMLRQTVRDFAEKELMPLAAQLDKEHRFPAEQVKKMGSLGLLAMDVPEKYKGAGLDYLAYSIAVEEISRGCASTGVIISVNNSLYLGPILKFGSEEQKHKWIAPFTSGEKIGCFALSEPGNGSDAGAASTVARLDGDEWVLNGTKAWITNAWDASATVVFATTDKSLKHKGISAFLVPIPTAGLSLGKKEDKLGIRASSTANLIFEDCRIPKANLLGQPGMGFKIAMQTLDGGRIGIASQALGIAQAALDCAVDYAEKRMAFGSPITKLQAVQFKLADMAVALEGARLLTWRAAMLKDNGKPFTKEAAMAKLAASEAATSIAHQAIQILGGMGYVTEMPAERHYRDARITEIYEGTSEIQRLVIAGQLLKAYRG
- the ACADS gene encoding short-chain specific acyl-CoA dehydrogenase, mitochondrial isoform X3 gives rise to the protein MAAAMAAVVVRGGGAPRALALRCRRLHTVYQSAELPETHQMLRQTVRDFAEKELMPLAAQLDKEHRFPAEQVKKMGSLGLLAMDVPEKYKGAGLDYLAYSIAVEEISRGCASTGVIISVNNSLYLGPILKFGSEEQKHKWIAPFTSGEKIGCFALSEPGNGSDAGAASTVARLDGDEWVLNGTKAWITNAWDASATVVFATTDKSLKHKGISAFLVPIPTAGLSLGKKEDKLGIRASSTANLIFEDCRIPKANLLGQPGMGFKIAMQTLDGGRIGIASQALGIAQAALDCAVDYAEKRMAFGSPITKLQAVQFKLADMAVALEGARLLTWRAAMLKDNGKPFTKVLCEPSSSLGR